A window from Neorhizobium sp. NCHU2750 encodes these proteins:
- a CDS encoding TRAP transporter large permease subunit, with amino-acid sequence MFAFFAENLAPIMFGSLIVILLLGYPVAFALAFVGFVFGFIGIEMGLLPVNLFGAIPDRIFGQMSNETLLAIPFFTFMGLILERSGMAEELLDTIGQLFGPVRGGLAFAVIFVGAILAATTGVVAASVISMGLISLPIMLRYGYDRRVAAGTIAASGTLAQIIPPSLVLIILADQLGRSVGDMYKGALIPGLLLCAAYAGYIILMSFLYPKTVPALPIEARSLRGWKLLRKVITSLVPPLVLIFLVLGTIFIGLATPTEGGAMGAVGALALAALNRRLTLEIVKSALYATVKLSSFVIFILLGARVFSLTFYGVNGHIWVEHLMTSVPGGEVGFLIVANLLVFFLAFFLDYFELAFIIVPLLAPVADSLGIDLIWFGVMLAINMQTSFMHPPFGFSLFYLRSVAPTRAYKDRITGATIQPVTSGQIYMGSIPFLVMQLIMVVIVVVFPGLVTHYKSGAATVDPNSVQINIPMPGGDGLNPFGSPSAPFGAPGATPEGSPPAPSFGAPPPSFGAPAPGSSEPAPPSFGSPTPNFGSPQPSSGTTNP; translated from the coding sequence ATGTTTGCATTCTTCGCGGAAAATCTCGCGCCGATCATGTTCGGCTCCCTTATCGTCATCCTTCTGCTCGGTTATCCGGTTGCCTTCGCTTTGGCCTTTGTCGGCTTTGTGTTCGGTTTCATCGGCATCGAGATGGGTCTGCTTCCGGTCAACCTGTTCGGTGCGATCCCGGACCGCATTTTCGGCCAGATGTCGAACGAAACCCTTCTGGCGATTCCGTTCTTCACCTTCATGGGGTTGATCCTCGAACGAAGCGGGATGGCGGAGGAACTGCTCGATACGATCGGCCAACTGTTCGGTCCCGTGCGTGGCGGTCTGGCCTTCGCCGTCATATTCGTCGGCGCGATCCTCGCGGCAACCACCGGCGTCGTTGCGGCCTCCGTCATCTCGATGGGCCTGATCTCGCTGCCGATCATGCTGCGTTACGGCTATGACCGGCGTGTCGCTGCGGGAACGATTGCCGCCTCGGGCACGCTGGCGCAGATCATCCCGCCTAGCCTTGTGCTGATCATTCTCGCCGACCAGCTCGGTCGATCTGTCGGCGACATGTACAAGGGTGCGCTGATCCCCGGGCTTCTGCTCTGCGCGGCCTATGCCGGTTACATCATCCTGATGTCCTTCCTCTATCCGAAGACTGTGCCGGCTTTGCCGATCGAAGCGCGGTCGTTGCGTGGCTGGAAGCTGCTTCGCAAGGTGATCACCTCGCTGGTGCCGCCCTTGGTTCTGATCTTCCTGGTTCTTGGCACGATCTTCATCGGCCTTGCGACGCCGACCGAAGGCGGGGCCATGGGGGCGGTCGGCGCGCTGGCGCTCGCTGCCTTGAACCGCAGGCTCACGCTGGAGATCGTCAAGTCGGCGCTCTATGCGACCGTCAAGCTGTCGTCCTTCGTCATCTTCATTCTGCTCGGTGCGCGCGTCTTTTCGCTCACCTTCTATGGCGTCAACGGCCATATCTGGGTCGAACACCTGATGACATCCGTACCAGGAGGCGAAGTCGGCTTCTTGATCGTCGCCAACCTCCTGGTCTTCTTCCTGGCATTCTTCCTCGACTATTTCGAACTCGCCTTCATCATCGTGCCGCTTCTGGCGCCGGTGGCCGACAGCCTTGGCATCGATCTTATCTGGTTCGGCGTGATGCTGGCGATCAACATGCAGACTTCGTTCATGCATCCGCCATTCGGGTTCTCGCTGTTCTACCTGCGTTCGGTGGCGCCGACTCGTGCCTACAAGGACAGGATTACCGGAGCGACGATCCAGCCGGTGACGTCTGGCCAGATCTATATGGGCTCGATCCCGTTCCTGGTGATGCAGCTGATCATGGTGGTGATCGTGGTCGTGTTTCCGGGTCTCGTCACGCACTACAAGTCCGGTGCGGCGACGGTTGATCCGAACTCGGTCCAGATCAATATCCCGATGCCGGGCGGCGATGGCCTCAATCCCTTCGGAAGCCCGTCCGCACCGTTCGGCGCCCCTGGTGCAACGCCCGAGGGCAGCCCGCCCGCACCGAGCTTCGGCGCTCCGCCGCCAAGCTTTGGAGCCCCTGCGCCCGGCAGCAGCGAGCCTGCTCCGCCAAGCTTCGGTTCGCCAACGCCGAATTTCGGCAGCCCGCAACCGAGTTCGGGGACGACCAATCCCTGA
- a CDS encoding TRAP transporter substrate-binding protein has protein sequence MKKDVSRRGFMTKGAIAGVATAAGASLAAPAVAQSLPSIRWRLTSGFPNNLDTIYGGAVVMADALSKITEGKFQIQVFQAGEIVPGAQAIDAVKENTVEIAHTCGYYFTGKDPTFAIGSTIPFGLNGRQQNAWLYHGGGNEAYNEFLSNYGVVGIPGGATGAQMGGWFRKEIKSAADLQGVKMRIAGVAGQVMAKLGVVPQQLPGGDIYPALERGTIDAAEWIGPYDDERLGFYQIAKNYYYPAYWEGGLTIHFFVNQAQYAGLPDAYKAALDTACKAANVNMQALYDVKNTSAIRSLVAKGVQLRPLPRDVMDAAYKASFELYGEYSQKYPTWAKIYPGWKKFRDESFEWFRVAEYSYDSYMYAAQAAGK, from the coding sequence ATGAAAAAGGACGTAAGCCGTCGTGGCTTCATGACGAAAGGGGCGATCGCCGGCGTTGCGACCGCTGCCGGAGCCTCGCTCGCAGCGCCTGCCGTTGCGCAAAGCCTGCCATCGATACGCTGGCGCCTGACATCGGGCTTTCCGAACAATCTCGACACCATCTATGGCGGTGCCGTGGTCATGGCCGATGCGTTGTCCAAGATCACCGAAGGCAAATTCCAGATCCAGGTCTTCCAGGCCGGCGAAATCGTGCCCGGTGCGCAGGCGATCGATGCGGTGAAGGAGAATACCGTCGAAATCGCCCATACCTGCGGCTATTACTTCACCGGCAAGGATCCGACATTCGCGATCGGTTCCACCATCCCGTTCGGCCTCAATGGGCGCCAGCAGAATGCCTGGCTTTATCATGGTGGCGGCAACGAGGCCTATAACGAGTTCCTGTCCAACTATGGCGTCGTCGGTATTCCCGGTGGTGCGACCGGGGCGCAGATGGGTGGCTGGTTCCGCAAGGAGATCAAGAGTGCCGCTGATCTGCAGGGCGTCAAGATGCGTATCGCAGGCGTTGCCGGCCAGGTTATGGCCAAGCTCGGCGTCGTTCCGCAGCAGCTTCCCGGCGGTGATATCTATCCGGCGCTGGAACGCGGCACGATCGATGCCGCTGAATGGATCGGCCCTTACGACGACGAGCGGCTCGGCTTCTATCAGATCGCCAAGAATTACTATTATCCGGCCTATTGGGAAGGTGGCCTGACGATCCACTTCTTCGTCAACCAGGCTCAGTATGCCGGATTGCCGGACGCCTACAAGGCTGCGCTCGACACGGCCTGCAAGGCCGCAAACGTCAACATGCAGGCGCTATACGACGTCAAGAATACCTCGGCTATCCGCTCGCTTGTGGCCAAGGGTGTCCAGCTTCGGCCACTGCCGCGCGACGTGATGGACGCGGCCTACAAGGCCTCGTTCGAACTCTACGGTGAATACAGCCAGAAATATCCGACCTGGGCGAAGATCTATCCGGGTTGGAAGAAATTCCGGGATGAAAGCTTCGAGTGGTTCCGCGTCGCGGAATACAGCTACGACAGCTACATGTACGCTGCCCAGGCAGCCGGCAAGTAA
- a CDS encoding MFS transporter: MSIQQAVGAAKKVGSRRWLIVLILLVGGMVNFIDRTALSVAAPEMMKELQLTNSDIGLLGTVFSVIYALFQLPAGWLIDKLGAKRVYTMAMIFWSGATALTGVCSSKFALIAARGVLGVTEAPCWPSAAKITAAWFPKKERALATGIWDAASKWGPALAPPLLVFLMVSFGWRELFYIAGGFGILFGLLLIIAYHQPEKTTWLSKEELDYIKADGGGTAQTLGAGKNSIRWRDLFGYRAVWGMIIGWFCYIWMFNILTYFVPLYLLKTQNLNMQSMGFLASVPFFAGIVGAFLGGYVSKWLVDKGIASPLNAKRATISVSALLGGAALMIAPFFTSLGGTLILLSIGMAMLSSLSANGWALPGDVAPSSMVGSVGSIQNFGGYFAGSLSPLVTGMIADATGSYAMAFISGGFIAACSAICYWFIVRAPIEAEA, from the coding sequence ATGTCTATTCAACAAGCTGTGGGAGCCGCCAAAAAGGTCGGCAGCCGCAGGTGGCTCATCGTGCTTATCCTTTTGGTAGGCGGGATGGTCAACTTCATCGACCGTACTGCGCTATCGGTTGCAGCGCCTGAGATGATGAAGGAACTCCAGCTAACCAATTCCGATATCGGCCTGCTGGGCACCGTGTTCTCGGTCATCTATGCCCTGTTCCAGCTTCCGGCCGGTTGGCTTATCGACAAGCTTGGCGCAAAACGCGTCTATACGATGGCGATGATCTTCTGGAGCGGCGCGACCGCTCTGACAGGTGTCTGCTCGTCCAAGTTCGCCCTGATCGCGGCCCGCGGCGTTCTCGGCGTCACCGAAGCCCCTTGCTGGCCAAGCGCTGCCAAGATCACGGCTGCATGGTTCCCGAAAAAGGAACGCGCACTTGCCACCGGCATATGGGATGCCGCCTCGAAATGGGGCCCGGCACTGGCCCCGCCGCTGCTGGTCTTCCTGATGGTCAGCTTCGGCTGGCGCGAACTCTTCTATATCGCCGGCGGCTTCGGCATTCTGTTCGGCCTTCTGCTGATCATTGCCTATCACCAGCCGGAAAAGACCACATGGCTTTCCAAGGAAGAACTTGACTATATCAAGGCCGATGGTGGCGGCACCGCCCAGACGCTCGGCGCAGGCAAGAATTCCATTCGTTGGCGCGACCTTTTCGGCTACCGTGCCGTCTGGGGCATGATCATCGGTTGGTTCTGCTATATCTGGATGTTCAACATCCTCACCTATTTCGTGCCGCTTTATCTGCTGAAGACCCAGAACCTCAACATGCAGTCGATGGGCTTCCTGGCTTCAGTACCCTTCTTCGCCGGCATCGTCGGTGCCTTCCTTGGCGGTTACGTCTCCAAATGGCTCGTCGACAAGGGCATCGCCTCTCCGCTCAACGCGAAGCGGGCAACCATCTCTGTCTCGGCCCTGCTTGGCGGCGCTGCGCTGATGATCGCTCCGTTCTTCACCAGCCTCGGCGGAACGCTGATCCTGTTGTCGATCGGCATGGCCATGCTGTCGTCGCTGTCGGCCAATGGCTGGGCACTGCCTGGCGACGTGGCACCCAGCTCGATGGTCGGCTCGGTCGGCAGCATCCAGAATTTCGGCGGCTATTTCGCCGGCTCGCTCTCGCCGCTCGTCACCGGCATGATCGCCGACGCAACGGGTTCCTATGCTATGGCATTCATCAGCGGCGGCTTCATCGCAGCCTGCTCGGCCATTTGCTACTGGTTCATCGTCCGGGCGCCGATTGAAGCCGAGGCCTGA
- a CDS encoding bifunctional 4-hydroxy-2-oxoglutarate aldolase/2-dehydro-3-deoxy-phosphogluconate aldolase → MLKHEVVTTIRESGIIAISRGLSPADVVPTAQALLEGGVKVFEITCNSPSVYEGIRALKAALGDRMRIGAGTVINPVSATLALDAGADFVLAPNFDPDVIATVHERQRLMIPSVTTPTEVVKAHRLGCDLLKLFPAGGLGPGYIKDLRGPFAEAALIPVGGVGLDNLEAFARAGAYAAGVGSNLVRRDLISAGKWQELTAEARRFVAAFAAGRAGA, encoded by the coding sequence ATGCTGAAACACGAGGTTGTCACCACGATCCGGGAAAGCGGCATCATCGCCATATCCCGCGGGCTTTCGCCCGCGGACGTGGTGCCGACGGCCCAGGCGCTGCTCGAAGGTGGCGTCAAGGTGTTCGAGATCACCTGCAACAGCCCTTCTGTCTACGAGGGTATCCGGGCGCTGAAGGCAGCGCTCGGAGACCGCATGCGGATCGGCGCCGGTACCGTCATCAACCCTGTGTCAGCGACACTGGCGCTCGATGCGGGAGCCGATTTCGTCCTGGCTCCCAACTTTGATCCGGACGTCATTGCGACGGTACACGAACGGCAGCGACTGATGATCCCGTCGGTCACGACGCCGACCGAAGTCGTCAAGGCTCACAGGCTTGGTTGCGACCTGCTCAAGCTGTTCCCGGCCGGCGGTCTCGGCCCCGGCTACATCAAGGACCTGAGGGGACCGTTTGCCGAGGCCGCGCTCATTCCGGTGGGCGGCGTTGGCCTGGACAATCTCGAAGCATTTGCGCGTGCCGGCGCTTACGCCGCCGGCGTCGGCAGCAATCTCGTCCGCAGGGATCTCATCTCCGCCGGAAAATGGCAGGAATTGACCGCCGAGGCCCGCCGCTTCGTGGCCGCGTTTGCTGCCGGACGTGCCGGCGCGTGA
- a CDS encoding response regulator transcription factor: MADRIKVVLVDNHPLVLDGLKALLETYPHIVVVGTAVHPVAGVEEARRHRPNVVLMDINMPQMNGIEAIALFKSELPDTQILMLSMHDNREYISASVMRGAAGYILKDVPTEEIVSAIERVAAGGSYFSSGVSEALMSGKAMQVTDSLTARERNILANLAAGKSNRDIAELLAISPATVETHRKNIKKKLGIATTAGLTRYVLENGISFQGGR, from the coding sequence GTGGCGGATCGGATCAAGGTCGTTCTCGTCGACAACCACCCGCTTGTGCTTGACGGCCTGAAGGCACTTCTGGAGACCTATCCCCATATCGTTGTCGTCGGCACGGCGGTCCATCCCGTGGCAGGCGTGGAAGAAGCGCGGCGCCATCGGCCGAACGTGGTCCTCATGGATATCAACATGCCGCAGATGAACGGCATCGAGGCGATTGCGCTGTTCAAGTCCGAACTGCCGGACACACAGATCCTGATGCTCTCCATGCATGACAATCGCGAGTATATTTCGGCCTCCGTCATGCGCGGGGCTGCCGGTTACATCCTGAAGGATGTGCCGACCGAGGAAATCGTTTCGGCCATCGAGCGTGTCGCAGCCGGGGGCAGCTACTTTTCGTCAGGCGTTTCCGAGGCGCTGATGTCGGGCAAGGCTATGCAGGTCACCGACAGCCTGACGGCACGGGAGCGCAATATCCTGGCCAATCTGGCGGCCGGGAAAAGCAACCGTGACATCGCGGAACTTCTGGCCATCTCGCCGGCGACGGTGGAGACGCATCGCAAGAACATCAAGAAGAAGTTGGGCATTGCAACCACCGCCGGTCTTACTCGCTACGTGCTGGAGAACGGTATATCCTTTCAAGGCGGGCGATGA
- a CDS encoding cache domain-containing protein, protein MQLRHQIIALAIVPLIVAILTVTAFITWQSTTLAQSNIDTFERNMLKAKETELLNLTNLALSAIDEVYQHAGADDEAAKEKVRSILTSLDYGKDGYFFVYDYAGNNIVHPRQAFRPGHNWLNLVDPDGDQVIANLIAKAKEGGGLHQYKWEKPSSGEMADKLSFAAGLDKWHWMVGTGVYLDDVFAQTEAAKADMRDNIRRTFTTVASIAVPAVLVVFATCIFITLRERRLADRKLAALTQRVIDAQEEERARLARELHDGISQSLIGVRYSIDLAGRKAKNHTDDVSAAIEKGADALTAAIKEVRRLSHELRPRLLDDLGLTPAIKSLAENFAERTGISVFVEAETPDTLKPEPSTAIYRITQEALTNVERHAGANRVDIRLWSERGRMRMTISDNGRGFDGSQEGPPQAGHTKALGGLGLRNMQERMAHFGGVLLIRSSEAGTTLTAMLPKSASRNLREVQEAA, encoded by the coding sequence ATGCAGCTCCGTCACCAGATCATTGCGCTTGCCATCGTGCCGCTTATCGTCGCTATCCTGACGGTGACGGCCTTCATCACTTGGCAGTCGACCACGCTGGCACAAAGCAATATCGATACATTCGAGCGGAACATGCTGAAGGCGAAGGAGACGGAACTCCTCAACCTCACCAATCTCGCGCTTTCGGCGATCGACGAGGTCTACCAGCATGCTGGCGCGGATGATGAGGCTGCCAAGGAAAAGGTAAGGTCTATCCTCACCTCGCTCGATTACGGCAAGGATGGCTATTTCTTCGTCTACGACTATGCCGGCAACAACATTGTCCATCCGCGCCAGGCCTTTCGTCCGGGCCATAACTGGCTGAACCTCGTTGATCCCGATGGCGACCAGGTGATTGCCAATCTGATTGCCAAGGCGAAGGAAGGCGGCGGTCTGCATCAATACAAATGGGAAAAGCCGTCATCGGGTGAGATGGCCGACAAGCTGTCCTTTGCAGCGGGTCTCGACAAGTGGCACTGGATGGTAGGAACAGGCGTCTATCTCGACGACGTGTTTGCCCAGACGGAAGCGGCGAAGGCCGACATGCGAGACAATATTCGCCGCACCTTCACCACCGTCGCATCGATCGCAGTGCCGGCGGTGCTGGTCGTTTTCGCCACCTGCATTTTCATCACCTTGCGTGAGCGGCGGCTGGCAGACCGCAAGCTGGCTGCCCTCACCCAGCGGGTCATCGATGCGCAGGAAGAGGAACGCGCCCGGCTGGCGCGGGAACTGCACGACGGCATATCCCAGAGCCTGATCGGGGTACGGTATTCGATCGATCTTGCCGGCCGCAAGGCTAAGAACCATACGGATGACGTCTCGGCCGCCATCGAAAAGGGCGCGGACGCGCTGACTGCGGCGATCAAGGAGGTCCGCCGGCTTTCCCATGAACTGCGCCCCAGGCTTCTCGACGATCTGGGCCTGACACCGGCGATAAAATCGCTGGCCGAGAATTTTGCGGAAAGAACCGGGATCAGCGTATTTGTCGAAGCCGAGACGCCGGACACGCTGAAACCGGAGCCGAGTACGGCAATCTATCGGATCACCCAGGAGGCGCTGACCAATGTCGAGCGACATGCCGGCGCCAACCGGGTGGACATCCGGCTCTGGAGCGAGCGCGGGCGCATGCGCATGACGATCTCCGACAATGGTCGGGGATTTGACGGGTCGCAGGAGGGACCACCCCAAGCCGGACACACCAAGGCGCTCGGCGGTCTCGGCCTGAGGAACATGCAGGAGCGCATGGCGCATTTCGGCGGCGTGTTGTTGATCCGGTCATCGGAAGCGGGGACGACCTTGACTGCGATGCTGCCGAAATCCGCCAGCCGCAATCTGCGGGAAGTGCAGGAGGCTGCGTAG
- a CDS encoding 2-hydroxyacid dehydrogenase, producing MFDKTEATVVKAAFLPPALAQRLDETCTLADWETLSVTEQNKAAQNARVLAVNGESVVTAEFIDRFPKLELIADFGVGYDGIDVAAAHARGIAVTNTPGVLTDDVADMAMGLLLATSRQIVEAQRFVERGDWANGGFTWTKKVSGGKLGIAGMGRIGQTIARRAAGFDMEITYTDRQPLSGCPYRFVSDLATLAAEVDFLVICVNGGDKTRALVDATILKALGPQGILINIARGTVVDEAALIEALDAGTIAGAGLDVFECEPVVPKALQGRANVVVTPHMASATHSTRKAMGDLVFDNVAAHFSGQPLKTPVNPY from the coding sequence ATGTTCGACAAGACCGAAGCGACGGTCGTCAAGGCCGCTTTCCTTCCACCGGCCCTGGCGCAGCGTCTGGATGAAACCTGCACGCTTGCCGACTGGGAAACTCTGAGCGTGACGGAGCAGAACAAGGCCGCGCAGAATGCGCGCGTTCTCGCAGTCAATGGTGAATCGGTCGTCACGGCCGAATTCATCGACCGCTTCCCCAAACTGGAACTGATCGCCGATTTCGGCGTCGGCTACGACGGTATCGACGTGGCAGCAGCCCATGCACGCGGCATCGCAGTGACCAATACGCCGGGCGTTCTGACGGACGATGTCGCAGACATGGCAATGGGCCTGCTGCTTGCCACGTCCCGCCAGATCGTCGAAGCCCAACGCTTCGTCGAGCGCGGCGACTGGGCAAATGGCGGCTTTACCTGGACCAAGAAAGTTTCTGGCGGCAAGCTCGGCATTGCCGGCATGGGCCGCATAGGCCAGACGATTGCCCGTCGTGCCGCCGGCTTCGACATGGAGATCACCTATACCGATCGTCAACCCCTGTCCGGCTGCCCGTATCGGTTCGTCTCCGATCTCGCAACGCTTGCGGCCGAGGTCGACTTTCTCGTTATCTGCGTCAACGGTGGCGATAAAACACGCGCTCTGGTCGACGCCACGATCTTGAAGGCGCTCGGTCCGCAGGGCATTCTCATCAATATTGCTCGCGGCACGGTGGTGGACGAGGCAGCATTGATCGAAGCGCTGGACGCAGGCACGATCGCCGGTGCGGGTCTCGACGTGTTCGAGTGCGAACCGGTAGTGCCCAAGGCTCTGCAAGGTCGCGCAAATGTGGTGGTGACGCCTCACATGGCGAGCGCGACCCATTCAACCCGAAAGGCCATGGGCGATCTCGTGTTCGACAACGTCGCCGCCCATTTCAGCGGGCAGCCGCTGAAAACACCGGTCAATCCTTATTAA
- a CDS encoding TRAP transporter small permease subunit — MSGLLALSRFIDAANTFIGKAVSWLILLAIVISAVNAVTRKLFNLSSNAWLEAQWYLFSAGFLVAAGYTLLNNEHVKVDLVYGRLSRRTQLWIEILGTLFFLFPFCLITIYLSWPRVTSKFISGEISNNTGGLILWPVWALIPLGFGLLALQGVSELIKRIAILRGELPDAIALADAEAQTL; from the coding sequence ATGTCTGGTCTATTGGCGCTGTCGCGTTTCATCGACGCGGCAAACACGTTTATTGGAAAGGCCGTATCCTGGCTGATCCTGCTGGCGATCGTCATCAGTGCGGTCAACGCTGTCACCCGCAAGCTGTTCAATCTCAGTTCGAATGCCTGGCTGGAGGCGCAATGGTACCTGTTTTCTGCAGGCTTTCTCGTCGCCGCAGGCTATACATTGCTCAACAATGAACATGTGAAGGTCGATCTCGTCTACGGTCGCCTGTCTCGCCGGACCCAGCTCTGGATCGAGATCCTGGGCACGCTCTTCTTCCTTTTCCCGTTCTGTCTGATCACCATTTATCTCTCCTGGCCGCGTGTGACGTCCAAGTTCATCAGCGGCGAGATTTCCAACAACACCGGTGGTCTCATCCTCTGGCCTGTCTGGGCACTCATTCCGCTCGGCTTTGGCCTGCTCGCGCTTCAAGGGGTGTCCGAGCTGATCAAGCGTATCGCGATCCTGCGCGGCGAACTGCCGGATGCAATCGCCCTGGCCGATGCCGAAGCGCAGACCCTTTAA
- the dgoD gene encoding galactonate dehydratase: MKITKLTTYRLPPRWMFLKIETDEGITGWGEPVIEGRARSVEAAVHELSDYLIGKDPSRINDLWQVLYRAGFYRGGPILMSAIAGIDQALWDIKGKVLNAPVYELLGGLVRDRVKAYSWVGGDRPADVIANIRKLQEIGFDTFKLNGCEEMGIIDSSAKIDAAVAVVAEIRQTFGNTIEFGIDFHGRVAAPMAKVLIHELEPYRPLFIEEPVLAEQAEYYPRLAAQTHIPIAAGERMFSRFDFKRVLEGGGISILQPDLSHAGGVSECFRIAAMAEAYDVALAPHCPLGPLALASCLAVDFVSHNAVFQEQSMGIHYNKGAELFDYVANKDDFRIDGGWFYPNKRPGLGVEVDEALVIERSKTAPDWRNPVWRLADGAVAEW; this comes from the coding sequence ATGAAGATCACCAAACTTACCACCTATCGCCTGCCACCCCGCTGGATGTTTCTCAAAATCGAGACGGATGAGGGCATTACCGGTTGGGGCGAACCGGTTATCGAGGGGCGTGCCCGCAGCGTCGAGGCAGCGGTCCACGAACTTAGCGACTATCTGATCGGCAAGGATCCGTCTCGCATCAACGACTTGTGGCAGGTGCTTTATCGCGCCGGCTTCTATCGCGGCGGCCCGATCCTGATGAGCGCGATCGCCGGCATCGATCAGGCTCTGTGGGACATCAAGGGCAAAGTCCTCAACGCACCGGTGTACGAGCTGCTTGGCGGCCTGGTCCGCGATCGCGTCAAGGCCTATTCCTGGGTGGGCGGCGATCGCCCGGCCGATGTCATAGCCAATATCCGCAAGCTGCAGGAAATCGGCTTCGACACGTTCAAGCTGAACGGCTGCGAAGAAATGGGCATCATCGACAGCTCGGCGAAGATCGATGCCGCGGTCGCCGTGGTGGCGGAAATTCGCCAGACCTTCGGCAATACGATCGAGTTCGGCATCGATTTCCACGGCCGCGTCGCAGCGCCCATGGCCAAAGTTCTCATTCATGAGCTTGAGCCCTATAGACCCCTGTTCATCGAAGAACCGGTTCTGGCAGAGCAGGCAGAATATTACCCTCGCCTTGCGGCCCAGACACATATCCCGATCGCGGCCGGCGAGCGGATGTTCTCGCGCTTCGATTTCAAGCGTGTCCTCGAGGGCGGCGGCATCTCTATTCTGCAGCCCGACCTCAGCCATGCGGGCGGTGTCTCGGAATGCTTCCGCATTGCCGCGATGGCCGAGGCCTACGATGTCGCGCTTGCGCCCCATTGCCCGCTTGGGCCTTTGGCGCTTGCCTCCTGCCTTGCGGTCGACTTCGTCTCGCACAATGCCGTGTTTCAGGAACAGAGCATGGGTATCCACTACAACAAGGGTGCCGAACTGTTCGACTATGTCGCCAACAAGGATGACTTCCGCATCGATGGCGGCTGGTTCTATCCCAACAAGCGGCCCGGTCTCGGTGTCGAGGTTGACGAAGCGCTGGTCATCGAGCGCTCGAAGACAGCCCCCGACTGGCGCAACCCGGTATGGCGGCTTGCCGATGGCGCCGTGGCCGAGTGGTAA
- a CDS encoding IclR family transcriptional regulator has translation MSRKPLKPGHVRTEGSEDAAGGKSPTGTQTLLRGLTLLEQVAQGVCDVKGLSERLGMPRSTTHRVLSNLVAEGYLHHVPYQGYTLGYKLIYLGTRAREQRPLAQLARPFLEKLADFCGDTIHLGQIEGPHVLYLDKLSGQRGLEMRSRIGQRMPLASTGVGRALMLGMTEERWREVYDEAVLLRERTASDRPPLPQWPEYLAKMRDYRQRGWVMEFEENEIGIRCVGAPVRDVNGEVVAAVSIASASFHMPEARMFELGPVVAATAHSISRALGEAPRELSSLPVSLRK, from the coding sequence TTGTCGCGTAAGCCTTTAAAACCCGGTCATGTCCGCACGGAAGGCAGCGAAGATGCTGCTGGCGGCAAATCGCCAACCGGTACGCAGACCTTGCTTCGCGGTCTGACCTTGCTGGAGCAGGTCGCTCAAGGCGTCTGTGATGTAAAGGGCCTTTCCGAACGCCTCGGCATGCCGCGCAGCACCACCCACCGGGTGTTGAGCAATCTGGTGGCCGAAGGCTATCTGCATCACGTGCCGTATCAGGGTTACACCCTCGGCTATAAACTCATCTATCTGGGCACCCGCGCAAGGGAGCAGCGGCCCTTGGCCCAGCTGGCACGCCCTTTTCTCGAGAAGCTCGCGGATTTCTGTGGCGACACCATCCATCTCGGGCAGATCGAGGGCCCGCATGTCCTCTATCTCGATAAGCTGTCGGGGCAACGAGGCCTTGAAATGCGCTCACGCATCGGCCAGCGCATGCCGCTCGCCTCGACCGGCGTTGGCCGCGCGCTGATGCTGGGAATGACCGAGGAACGTTGGCGGGAAGTCTATGACGAGGCGGTACTGCTGCGCGAGCGGACTGCCAGCGACCGCCCCCCATTGCCGCAATGGCCCGAATATCTCGCGAAGATGCGTGATTATCGTCAGCGTGGCTGGGTGATGGAGTTTGAAGAGAACGAGATCGGTATCCGCTGTGTCGGCGCGCCCGTGCGTGACGTGAACGGCGAGGTCGTGGCAGCCGTCAGCATAGCGAGCGCCAGCTTTCATATGCCGGAAGCACGCATGTTCGAGCTTGGGCCGGTCGTCGCTGCAACCGCGCATTCCATTTCGCGGGCGCTTGGAGAAGCGCCCAGGGAGTTGTCATCACTGCCGGTATCGCTCCGGAAGTGA